The following coding sequences are from one Homalodisca vitripennis isolate AUS2020 chromosome 7, UT_GWSS_2.1, whole genome shotgun sequence window:
- the LOC124366351 gene encoding uncharacterized protein LOC124366351, translated as MRTSVAVASLAIVALAILVPTISAGCAKTVVGVGVPVESYSASVKNAASNSDAKTAEANKEDEAYTDGIVKYARGSSNTATSQDKDSAQSSVKEVNVKGIDGSSYKAKSSSVKTASLDADTKTSSSYVSVGPASSCA; from the exons ATGAGGACCTCCGTAGCCGTTGCTTCCCTTGCCATCGTTGCCCTCGCCATC TTGGTACCCACCATCTCTGCTGGATGTGCTAAAACA GTTGTTGGAGTTGGTGTGCCTGTAGAGAGCTACAGCGCCAGCGTGAAGAACGCCGCCTCCAACTCTGACGCCAAGACTGCTGAAGCCAACAAGGAAGACGAGGCTTACACTGATGGCATCGTCAAGTACGCTAGGGGATCCTCCAACACTGCCACCAGCCAGGACAAGGATAGCGCTCAGTCCTCCGTCAAGGAAGTCAACGTCAAGGGAATTGACGGCAGCTCATACAAGGCCAAGTCCTCCTCAGTGAAGACCGCCTCTCTGGACGCTGACACCAAGACCTCCAGCTCCTACGTGTCCGTAGGACCCGCCAGCTCCTGCGCTTAG